A window of the Paraburkholderia sp. ZP32-5 genome harbors these coding sequences:
- a CDS encoding efflux transporter outer membrane subunit: MNRFESGMGSLSGWGRAAASTLLVALLAACSVEPVYKRPDVDTPAAFKEAPAAAAASAASGAAATSAQNTGTWKAAQPNDDALRGEWWKVFGDSQLDALEEQAAAANQDLKAAAARVQQARAVTQAAKSDWFPKLDAGFGPTRERASAASQFQPDSAGGTTGTIWRAQVGASYETDLFGRVSSNVNASRADEQQSEALFRSVQLSLQADVAQNYFQLRELDTDQDLYRRTVALREDTLKLVERRFKEGDISELDLSRARNELASARADAVGVARQRAASEHSLAILLGKPPADFSFAEAPLAPVTVRVPAGLPSALLERRPDIAAAERAMQAANARVGLAKSAYFPKLDITGAFGFESATLADLFMWSSRAFILGPFAGTALTVPLFDGGRRNANLAQARSKYDEDVAQYRQQVLVAFREVEDNLADLRLLDDQIREQNDAVQASERAAHLSRTQYTEGAVSYLDVIDGERQVLLSQLQASHLAGTQAVSTVNLIRAMGGGWGDVQAGGTAVGAASAASDATAASATAPSASAQQQVAKR, encoded by the coding sequence ATGAATCGCTTTGAATCTGGCATGGGCTCGTTGAGCGGATGGGGCCGCGCGGCGGCCAGCACGTTGCTGGTCGCGCTGCTGGCCGCGTGCTCGGTCGAGCCCGTGTACAAGCGTCCTGATGTCGATACGCCGGCGGCGTTCAAGGAAGCGCCCGCGGCGGCCGCTGCTTCGGCGGCGTCCGGCGCGGCGGCGACGTCGGCACAGAACACCGGTACGTGGAAGGCGGCGCAGCCGAACGACGATGCGCTGCGTGGCGAATGGTGGAAGGTGTTCGGCGACTCGCAGCTCGATGCACTCGAAGAGCAGGCGGCTGCCGCGAACCAGGATCTGAAGGCTGCGGCGGCGCGCGTGCAACAGGCGCGCGCGGTTACGCAGGCCGCGAAGTCCGACTGGTTCCCGAAGCTGGACGCGGGCTTCGGCCCGACGCGTGAGCGCGCGTCGGCGGCATCGCAATTCCAGCCGGATAGCGCGGGCGGTACGACCGGCACGATCTGGCGCGCGCAGGTCGGCGCGTCGTATGAAACGGATCTGTTCGGGCGGGTTAGCTCGAACGTCAATGCGTCGCGCGCGGACGAGCAGCAGAGCGAAGCGTTGTTCCGTTCGGTGCAGTTGTCGTTGCAGGCCGATGTCGCGCAGAACTACTTCCAGTTGCGCGAGCTGGATACGGATCAGGATCTGTACCGCCGTACCGTCGCGTTGCGCGAGGACACGCTGAAGCTCGTCGAGCGGCGTTTCAAGGAAGGCGATATCAGCGAGCTGGATCTGTCGCGTGCCCGCAATGAACTGGCGAGCGCGCGTGCGGATGCGGTCGGCGTCGCGCGCCAGCGCGCGGCATCGGAGCATAGCCTCGCGATTCTGCTCGGCAAGCCGCCCGCGGATTTCTCGTTTGCGGAAGCGCCGCTCGCGCCGGTGACGGTGCGCGTGCCGGCCGGTTTGCCGTCGGCGCTGCTGGAACGGCGGCCCGATATCGCGGCGGCCGAACGCGCGATGCAGGCAGCGAACGCACGCGTCGGACTCGCGAAGTCGGCGTACTTCCCGAAGCTCGATATCACCGGTGCGTTTGGCTTCGAATCGGCGACGCTCGCCGACCTGTTCATGTGGTCGAGCCGCGCGTTTATCCTCGGGCCGTTCGCAGGCACCGCGCTGACCGTGCCGCTGTTCGACGGCGGGCGCCGCAACGCGAATCTCGCGCAAGCTCGCTCGAAGTACGACGAGGACGTCGCGCAGTATCGTCAGCAGGTGCTGGTTGCGTTCCGCGAAGTCGAGGACAACCTCGCCGATCTACGTTTGCTCGACGATCAGATCCGCGAGCAGAACGACGCGGTTCAGGCGTCCGAGCGGGCCGCGCATCTGTCGCGCACGCAGTACACGGAGGGCGCGGTCAGCTATCTGGATGTGATCGACGGCGAGCGGCAGGTGCTGTTGTCGCAATTGCAGGCGAGCCATCTGGCGGGTACGCAGGCGGTGTCGACCGTGAATCTGATTCGCGCGATGGGCGGCGGTTGGGGCGATGTGCAAGCGGGGGGTACGGCGGTTGGGGCGGCTTCGGCAGCGTCGGACGCGACTGCCGCGTCGGCTACTGCGCCTTCCGCTTCGGCGCAACAGCAAGTGGCGAAGCGCTAA
- a CDS encoding acyl-CoA dehydrogenase family protein — translation MEQLREARQTQPAIDFSALLAALHASAAQRDREGGHAAREKQWIADAGLLRLAVPREFGGTGASWAEIYDTIRQLARVDSALAHLLGFTCLQVVSIDVWGNPRQRERYLRDTVEHRWWWGNAVNPLDTRLVATASADGGYVLDGQKGFCSGTRGSQMMTVSAHDPATGKPVFAVVPTTRDGITVHDDWDPIGQRQTDSGSVSFARVHVARDEVLVRPDTPYASLRTLISQQVLINLFVGIAQGALEEARVYVNEHGRPWINADVAKATDDPYLIQRFGEMRVQTVSAEALALRAANALDDAWQRGLSLDAETRAQVALATSEAKIVAHRAALDAGEKLFDACGARATHAALALDRFWRNARVHTLHDPLDYRVRDVGRYALCGTLPEVSLYT, via the coding sequence ATCGAGCAACTTCGCGAAGCTCGGCAAACGCAGCCGGCAATCGACTTCTCCGCATTGCTTGCCGCGTTGCATGCGAGCGCCGCGCAACGCGACCGCGAAGGCGGCCATGCGGCGCGGGAAAAACAATGGATTGCCGATGCGGGGCTGCTGAGGCTCGCGGTACCGCGTGAATTCGGCGGCACCGGCGCGAGCTGGGCCGAGATCTACGACACCATTCGCCAGCTTGCGCGAGTCGACAGCGCACTCGCGCATCTGCTCGGCTTCACCTGTCTGCAAGTGGTGAGCATCGACGTGTGGGGCAATCCGCGGCAACGCGAGCGTTATCTGCGCGACACCGTCGAGCATCGCTGGTGGTGGGGCAATGCGGTGAATCCGCTCGACACGCGGCTGGTTGCGACCGCAAGCGCCGATGGCGGTTACGTGCTCGACGGCCAGAAAGGCTTTTGCTCCGGCACGCGCGGCTCGCAGATGATGACCGTGTCCGCGCACGATCCCGCCACCGGCAAGCCGGTGTTCGCGGTCGTGCCGACCACCCGCGACGGCATCACCGTTCACGACGACTGGGATCCGATCGGTCAGCGGCAAACCGATAGCGGCAGCGTGTCGTTTGCCCGGGTCCACGTGGCGCGCGACGAGGTTCTCGTGCGGCCCGACACACCGTATGCAAGTCTGCGCACGCTGATCTCGCAGCAGGTGCTGATCAATCTGTTCGTCGGCATTGCGCAGGGCGCGCTCGAAGAAGCGCGCGTCTATGTGAACGAACACGGCCGGCCGTGGATCAATGCCGACGTGGCGAAGGCCACCGACGATCCCTATCTGATCCAGCGTTTCGGCGAAATGCGCGTGCAGACCGTCAGCGCCGAAGCACTGGCGTTGCGTGCCGCGAATGCACTCGACGATGCATGGCAACGCGGCCTGTCACTCGATGCCGAAACGCGCGCGCAGGTTGCGCTCGCAACGTCCGAAGCGAAGATCGTCGCGCATCGGGCGGCGCTCGATGCCGGCGAAAAACTGTTCGATGCGTGCGGCGCCCGCGCGACACATGCGGCGCTCGCACTCGACCGCTTCTGGCGCAACGCGCGCGTGCACACGCTGCACGATCCGCTCGACTACCGTGTGCGCGACGTCGGCCGCTACGCGCTATGCGGGACATTGCCCGAGGTTTCTTTGTACACTTGA